The following are encoded in a window of Impatiens glandulifera chromosome 5, dImpGla2.1, whole genome shotgun sequence genomic DNA:
- the LOC124938764 gene encoding aquaporin PIP2-2-like — MSKEVEDGDQISGKDYKDPPSVPLFDLDELTKWALYRATIAEFVATLLFLYITVLTVIGYKSQSETDQCSGVGILGIAWAFGGMIFVLVYCTAGISGGHINPAVTFGLFLARKVSVIRAVFYIVAQCLGAICGCGLVKAFQTAYYVKYGGGANELATGYNIGTGLGAEIIGTFVLVYTVFSATDPKRKARDSHVPILAPLPIGFSVFMVHLATIPITGTGINPARSFGAAVIYGKDKAWDDQWIFWVGPFIGAAIAAFYHQIVLRAAKAFESFKS; from the exons ATGAGTAAAGAAGTTGAAGATGGAGATCAAATCAGCGGCAAGGATTACAAAGACCCACCGTCGGTACCCCTGTTTGACCTAGATGAGCTAACAAAATGGGCATTATACAGAGCCACAATCGCAGAATTTGTAGCCACTCTGCTTTTCCTCTACATCACTGTCCTCACCGTCATCGGCTACAAAAGCCAATCCGAAACCGATCAATGTAGCGGCGTCGGGATTCTAGGCATTGCCTGGGCTTTCGGCGGCATGATTTTCGTCCTCGTTTACTGCACAGCCGGCATCTCCG GTGGGCACATAAACCCAGCAGTCACATTCGGTCTATTCTTAGCTCGTAAGGTGTCCGTGATCAGAGCCGTGTTCTATATAGTGGCTCAATGCTTGGGAGCCATTTGCGGCTGTGGGTTGGTCAAGGCGTTTCAGACGGCTTACTATGTCAAATACGGCGGCGGCGCCAACGAGCTTGCCACCGGCTACAACATCGGCACCGGACTTGGAGCCGAAATTATTGGAACTTTCGTCCTTGTTTACACTGTTTTCTCTGCAACCGACCCCAAGAGAAAAGCGCGTGACTCGCACGTACCGATTCTGGCGCCGCTTCCTATTGGATTCTCCGTCTTCATGGTTCACTTGGCGACGATCCCAATAACCGGCACCGGGATTAACCCTGCTCGGAGTTTTGGGGCGGCGGTGATTTACGGAAAAGACAAAGCTTGGGATGACCAATGGATCTTCTGGGTCGGACCCTTCATCGGAGCGGCCATAGCTGCCTTTTATCATCAGATTGTTCTTAGGGCAGCAAAAGCTTTTGAATCATTCAAAAGCTGA